The Arachis ipaensis cultivar K30076 chromosome B05, Araip1.1, whole genome shotgun sequence nucleotide sequence acagattttcaaaaaaaatatttttttttaatttttctagtacttttatttttactactaaaaatttatcaaacacactaaaatataaaaaaaaatattttttattaaaataatatctttttttatcaaaataatgacaCTCAAACAAATACTTAATTCACAATCAAGACATTATTTTCAGCAGAATCTGCACTGTACGTTTCACTTCTCTTGGCTCCTTTTGGTTTTTACGTTCCTACTCTACATCCGCACCttgttttgttaaaaaatttttgttttctttattgagTAATAATACAAAACCATTTAgcaaatatatttaattaattatgtatATGAACAAATTTATTTGACTTTCGCTTATTCTATACGTTTCATATCAAATATCTTACACATGTTAATATTATAATAATGTATGAAAATGATGGAATGATGTAAAATTGATCTTTCTGCACTATTAAATATGAAAAGTAATATCGTAATTATTAAGACAGTAAAATTAAGAATGAGAATCAAACACAAGATTTAAATAttcaaataatattatatatatgttcaGGAGATTAATTAACCACGTTAAACTGTGGATTCATCTACCGAAGTTTTTTACATTtacaatatatttatatttaatatatccTAATCACGTCTTTTTATCGTGGTGTAAAGtgataatccatgcaaaaaatgATATGCAgagattattattattgttattattattattatagataaaatatgtttttttatctttaatattagtaattttaaaaaaatatatatttttaacatttaattttattcaattttattttttatatttttaatttgtgtaAAAATTATTCTAGAATACTAACTTCATCtaaaaagttaaaaacaaaattaaaaaaaaatcatagttAACGTTGATACACGAAAAAAAACGTCTAGGACAAATAAGAAAATGATTCCTTTTTATTTTAACTTTGAATGCAACAAAAGAAAATGACCCATCTTACTGCCGCAACTTGTCTGTGGTACTTTTTGCTGGTTTAGTGACGAAACACCCAGGAAAACCCAAACCTTTCTAGTTGCAATCAATGGACTCGTGGTTTCCGGGACCaatctcatttttttattatattctaATATTATAAAATTGTCATATTTTATATGCATGGAAACTCCCCGTTTCATTGTAAAGGTTAGATGCTTGTCTCAGCATAAAAAAGCACACACACTCATCAGTGGGTTAAATAGTACTCTACATTTTAATATAGAAAGTTTATCTTTTCATTCACGTAATTATTTAAATAGTAGATACAACAACTGAGGATATTAATTCATTAATATTGCCTCATTCTAGATTAATGatatgtttattttttatatacGTTAATAATATGTCtagatatatatattttatatattaaaaattattagataattattttaaaatggaAGGAATAATACACCATGTATATGGGATAAATGGTCAAATTCATCTTTAAAAaatcattcgttcttcaaatTAGCTTACAAAAGATTTTTTTAAGTAAATtcgtttttcaaaaaatttaaattaatcgcATTAGTCCTTTTACCATTTTCTTTGTTGATGGCATCAAAATTTGTTACTGTGACACGTTAAGTAATACTACAACACACATATGAGTCTTAATTGACTACTAATatgataaatttatgaaattattATATCAAATCAAAACGTAATTGAGGAGAGAACTTGAGGCATTGAAATCCCTCAATTTGGCGtcgatttgatctaatttcataaaattATCATGTTAGCCGCCAATTAGGATTGTTAAGAGTGTGTTGTGGTGTCACTTATCGTGTCACATCAACAAATTTTGACATCGTTAGTAACGGAAGGACTGAAATGactaatataaaatttttgaaagacaaatttgattaaaaaataatatttcaaaaactaatttaaaaaatgagtgATCTTTCATGAACTAATTTAACTATTTACCACATATATTTATAGACACACACATATATTGGTTATTGAACCGGTCAAGTGACCGATTTAATGGTTCAATCGAAATCAAACTGTGATtgaaccgatttaattaaatacacactaattcaaaatttagaattaTAGCAATTCAGGATCCAAAATTATATCAATTCTGTCCAGAATCAAAATCCAAAATTCTATTCATCattcaaaattcagaattcaaaattATATAGTTAATTAAcaaagtaaaaaaattaattgcAAAACACTTAAACTCACGGCGATAGAGAGCAGAAAAAGTTAGAGTTCACGACGTCAGAACAGATGTCCGACGACGATGAAACTTTCAAATCGTATTTCCGACGATGACCAGATGACGACGACAACTAAAGAACCCTCGATCCGCgatggtggagttccttcttggGCCGTTGGAGGAAGACTGGAAGAGGAAATTAAGGTTGAGGAAGACCATGTGTGAGTGGTTCTTTGGAGTGAGTTTGGTTAACTATAGTAATaggtcttttttttttgtgtgtcaaaacgacgtcattttttgtgaatatcaaaatcaaaattttaaaaaattcgacCGATTTATTGATTAACCAtcaattcaattaattttttaccAATTTTTTGTAAGACAGTTTTAGAAATCAATCAAATCGATCAAatgactaattttttattaatctgATTAAACCGATAGATCTAATGCGATTTTTAAAACCTTAATTTTTAGGAGTTTCTATATTGTCAGATTTTATTTATTCATATAGGAAGAGTGGATTTTTTTACCTAAAAAGTCTTTTAGATTAGGTAATATACTCTtacgatttttatttttttccaacGCAACTATGCTAGGTATATATAATAAACAAGAATAAAGAAGTAAACCNNNNNNNNNNNNNNNNNNNNNNNNNNNNNNNNNNNNNNNNNNNNNNNNNNNNNNNNNNNNNNNNNNNNNNNNNNNNNNNNNNNNNNNNNNNNNNNNNNNNNNNNNNNNNNNNNNNNNNNNNNNNNNNNNNNNNNNNNNNNNNNNNNNNNNNNNNNNNNNNNNNNNNNNNNNNNNNNNNNNNNNNNNNNNNNNNNNNNNNNNNNNNNNNNNNNNNNNNNNNAAATTGtgtatatatattctttataaattataaagcttgttaataattaaaaatgataACTTATAACTTCAATAAATCACACAGATTCTTTGAATTGTTGATAATTTTACATTTCAAAAATTAtaacaataaatattttaattttatcatatacaTGACATGAATTATAAAGTTTGTTGAATTTATCAGATTTCCACTTTTTTTTGTTACACTACACCAATCTCGCAATTAAATACTTATGTAGTTATGTAATTTCCTTTATACATTAGGAATACATACAAATTAAACTTAGAAATAAataagatttaattattttattggtctttataatttcatcaaatttttaattagatttatatattttttttaattagatctttacaatgtttttaattttgtaattaggtcaTTTTCATGTCAAAAACgttaaaattaacagaatattttttttaaaatacataCGATCAAATatctaattagatttttaattatgaatactTTCAATATGCgaagaaatattcagttaactctaagTATTTTACACTATAAAGGAcctaactataaaattaaaaataatatagggacctaattaaaaagaaaaaaaatagagatctaattataaatttgataaagTATAGaaactaatagaataattaaacttataaataaattaaaataaagtattattttgaCATCTAACATTTGCAACAAAATCCTAATTTCGTTATTAATAATGATTTAAacattctatttcaatctcaaacaaattttaaataagttctgttacgatgggtaaccgaaAATTTATAGGCTGAACTCGTTGGGTTGGCCTAATCGTCTGAGGATGGAAGCCTCCGATCAGATTTGCTTTTTGGGgacctccgtccgacttgtacgtgagagaatggagggtggtacctgcaaagacattccgatgcctaagtcagcaaaggtGTAAGCAAgcttagagagtattggaacttagtgatacctgaggggtgtcagtgtatttataatggtgaaccaataaccaccgttggagtagttccacctttcaaggaggataaccgtccctttatcttagggagatTAGAATATGACTCCTGGAAGTGAGTTAAGAGATCTTAGggacagttacttatttgaataagagttatctgccagctaatcttcgttTCCGATTTCTTTGAGCCAAGTTCCTGTTGAGACCGACTTCCCAAGAGGAGGTCGGTAACGAGTGAGAGCCAATattttggattgggccttttattTGGATCTGGATCTTAGCATTAGACCAGAATATGAACAAATTCAGTATTGTTTCATGGTTAAATTTGACACAAAAAATTATCATATTTAAAAGCCAATATAACGTTCGACGATTTTAGTAAGTAAATAAAATTGTCCTATTAATAAttaatgtaaatattttaattttctgttaattATNNNNNNNNNNNNNNNNNNNNNNNNNNNNNNNNNNNNNNNNNNNNNNNNNNNNNNNNNNNNNNNNNNNNNNNNNNNNNNNNNNNNNNNNNNNNNNNNNNNNNNNNNNNNNNNNNNNNNNNNNNNNNNNNNNNNNNNNNNNNNNNNNNNNNNNNNNNNNNNNNNNNNNNNNNNNNNaaattttaaaattaaaataaaatatttaaaatattaaaaactaaattaaaatttaacttaaATATTAAACACCAAAATAGTACTTGATGGTATAAATTATTAAAAGTAAAATTAGACAAAGATTGCGGCTTTTGGATATCTTTATTTTTAGCTTTGCCTGATCTTTTATAATAATAATGGTTCGCCACCTATAACCGTGTCTTTGGAGTCTTTTCAACTCCgagtatttctatttttatttctattcaCTCTCCTTTAATTTTCTAACTGTGTTTCGAAAACGACTCAAGCCAAGCCGCGTCCCACCATGTTTTTTTAACCCAAACCCCTTCGCACAACCACCACTGCTTCCACACGCTCCCATCAGATATGGGATATTATTGCTATTTCAAATTTTACACTAACCACTTTCTTAAATGTGtaataaataataatgataaaataataaatttaaNNNNNNNNNNNNNNNNNNNNNNNNNNTGTAATAATAAAagagaattttttaaaatttgatttacaCTAAATTTATAATTGACTTTTGGTataattaaatgaaaaaaataattgtaaaagATTAATTGTgtcaattaaattaaaaaaataatttacacTCTCTTATAAATACAAATATTATTGatcatgtatttttatttattgtctataatattttcattatctagccttccttttctttattattaGATATCTTCCCTATATGTAATTAGAAAGTCCAAAGCCTAGATACTTTAGTCATTGCTTGGAGCCTTTATTTTATGACTTCCCATTACCTAGGATCGTTTAAGGTGAATTATGAACCAAATTGGCATAGTTTGAATAGGTATAATTGCTTCATAAACCTAGCAGCATGTTTATTAAATAATCAAGGATATCAAAAGTTAGAGACAACAACTTGCACTTGCAGGgttcttttttgaaatttgaaaaataaatggaGGAGATGACATTGACCACGTTAAAGATGAAAAAGTGAGCAAAAGTGAAGTATTGTTTTCATTATATAAAGTATAACTATGTCCTTAAATTTGGTAGAAACTATAGTAATAAGATAATTAATTAAGAAGCATATGttaattagaagaaaaaaaaggattACTATTTTAAGGTCAATATATATGATGTTGTAATTAGTTTTATGAGATATATATGATTCATAATTATTgagattaactttttttttatccaTAATGGAGTTAatgcttttaaaaaaaattacacagAAACTATTTTAGAGTGAGTTGTGCCAATCGTAtcagtaaaaaaaatataaaaaaatagaagatggtaatgaaaaaataaatatgacaaccaaaattcaaatcatGACCCAAATAAGCTAACTGAGATTAACTTTAATGTGTTGTATATTAGTATAAAAAATCTCTGTCTTTCAATTATATATATGCtaagtatatataatatataaaacattTAAGATTGTGggtttaaaataattattttacatTCATAATATATAGTAATATAGACATATATTACATAAATCAATTTAGAATTGTAAATACTTTAATTACATTTACTTTTTTCAGcaagaatatatattaaatttcaaatttccaaTACATTTATTAtacatatattaaaaaattaaaattttccacTAATAATAACCTTAagtattaaatatataatttcaaaagATAAGACACGTAACGCgagatttatttaattttatgggTATAGTATTAAGTTGTGTCTCTATTATTCTTCGAAGGAAATTATATTTTGTTCTCTATTTATATCTGTTAGTCaaaacttgtttatttatttattttattttccaataaTATTACTACTTCATCAAATCACTCTCTTCATTTTTCTCTCACCACCTCCATTGCCAATGGAATAACATTACTACTATACCAACCCACGCTAGATGAACCATTATAAATAATTCTCTCACCTACTAATCATATAGTTGTACAAATAATTTAATTAGATGTAATATTAAATTCAATTACACTATAGGATTGGTAATCATTGTCTCAATACAAGAAAATAGATATATTGAACACAAAATTTGTTTGGAGAAGGATAGTAGAATAAATAAAATGTATTTATAGTACACTAAAATTTTTGGCTGattatttgtttatttgaaaactaaaaaaatagagagagaaaaaaacaatttttagaaacaaaaaaaaaaaaagtttatttttgTGTCTTCTATACCGAGATACTTGTTACCAAACACAGCTTCAGTGTTTTACAAATGAAGCACTCAGAGGATGACTAACCTCCATACGTTTACACACAACAATAAAATAAGTCTAAATGTTATGCATCTTAGCATAAAAGTcttcaattataaaaaaaaaaaaaagaagaaatttaaaGTATCCAACAGGGTCATCTAATTGATTTTTTACATTTTTAAGATATAATcactttattattttgataataaacggttagatatatgtttgattctTTTAGATTAATAATACATACAAGttaaattcataaataaatatatttcatTTCTTCAGGATATTAGAATACATTGATAATATAAAAAGTTTTGCATACTTgtctaattaaaatttaattattttgttaatttttataattttattaaatttacaaTTAGATTCTGTNNNNNNNNNNNNNNNNNNNNNNNNTTTAAGCACTAAGATGACTATTTAACAAAGATCcttttaaaagaaaaactaatCTATCTGatctaaaatatataattatggtTTGAATTAGATTGgcttgattttatttttaaattcaatcCAATCTATAATCTAATTCAAATTATTGCTGTTTGGATtagattgtttgtttgatttacaaaaaattaagattttgttattaaaaaatagaaaaaattctaggggggataaaataaataaataaattttattgtgcATANNNNNNNNNNNNNNNNNNNNNNNNNNNNNNNNNNNNNNNNNNNNNNNNNNNNNNNNNNNNNNNNNNNNNNNNNNNNNNNNNNNNNNNNNNNNNNNNNNNNNNNNNNNNNNNNNNNNNNNNNNNNNNNNNNNNNNNNNNNNNNNNNNNNNNNNNNNNNNNNNNNNNNNNNNNNNNNNNNNNNNNNNNNNNNNNNNNNNNNNNNNNNNNNNNNNNNNNNNNNNNNNNNNNNNNNNNNNNNNNNNNNNNNNNNNNNNNNNNNNNNNNNNNNNNNNNNNNNNNNNNNNNNNNNNNNNNNNNNNNNNNNNNNNNNNNNNNNNNNNNNNNNNNNNNNNNNNNNNNNNNNNNNNNNNNNNNNNNNNNNNNNNNNNNNNNNNNNNNNNNNNNNNNNNNNNNNNNTTCGAATTTGATCTAATCCATGATGTTAATTAAAAATAGagctaattaaatttaaattagtacgattttgataaatttttaataaaattttttatttagattaaTTTGGGCTTAACAATCCTAAATAATGTCAAGAATAATGATTAATTACCAATTTGATATCCGAAAAATTAAGTCATTggcaaaattatttttaaaaatattatcgacaaaataattcttgaataattttaaaaaacgACAAAAAAATAAACGTTATATTTTTTGTAAGTAACAAATATATTTTCATATTTAACAAAACTGTTTATTCATTAGATATAGATTCTTATGACaacatttgaataaatatttagaaaCTGCACAAAAATATTTCAAGCAAAACttgaataataatttttttattttttaaaaagtggTCATTTACAATAAaatatttcttaaaaaaatttacttgacaaaaaattactaaatttcaaaaataaactcTCAATTCTTTTGGTAACTGATTTTCTCACGtatttatttgaataatttacgaatttgataaaataaacaaacaaatcaGTACTAATAGTTATCCAAAAAAGAAAAGCAGAAGAGTGAGGAGTTGAATTTGTTAGGATAAACAGAAATAAGTGAAAAAAGTGTTAAAATAATTCTAAATTTAAGCGCGTGAGAAAGAGACGCCCTAGATGATGCGTGGGCATAGTTACCCACACGCAGACACACACACACCCCTTCCAACCCCACGAACACGtccatacatatatataagcaCCCCCCACTTTCCCCTTTTCTCTCATCCTAaccccttttctcttctctgctttgccttcttcttctcttcatcttcattATCATCTTCTTGTTTTCCATGCCTCTTCTCCTCCTTAACAAACAAGACTTAAAACAACAACAACTTCTTGCTGTGATGGGTCTCTTGCTTTCTAGGAACTTGGCTTGCAAATTCTTGTACTCTTTTCTGTTCTCAGCCAAGAAAGCTTCTCCGGATTTGTTCCCAAAACAATTGGAAAACGTCATGTCTTTGGTGTCCCCTCGAACTGGGAGGCATTTGCAGCGTTATGAAAAGGGTTGTCGCCTTGTTGTAGGGTgtgtcttctttctttctctatttttcttcCCCCCTTTGAATTTTTATCCTTTTTCATCTTATGGGGTTTTTTATTTGAGGTTAAAGTTTGGATTTTTAGATCCTCAAATTGAAGTTGATGGGCAAGTTTTGAAATTTAGAAGCTTCTTTCAAATGGGGTTTACTCAAAATGGGTGGTTGGGGGGTGTTAACGTTTGTGGGGTAAAGTTTAGACTTTTGATTCATGCAGTTGAAATTTGAATCCAAGTTTTGGAATTTAGAAGCTTCTCTCAAATGGGTCTTTCTCAAAATTggctttattattattgttggacTTTTTGGTTGGTGTTTTGGATTAAGCTGACTTAGATTTTTGTAAATGAACAGATGCATTCCCTACAGATACAAGAATAATGGAACACAGGACAAAGAAATAGAGGTTCTTGTGATTAGTGCTCAAAAGGGCAAAGGAATGCAGTTCCCAAAGGTAATTTT carries:
- the LOC107644117 gene encoding nudix hydrolase 18, mitochondrial; translation: MPLLLLNKQDLKQQQLLAVMGLLLSRNLACKFLYSFLFSAKKASPDLFPKQLENVMSLVSPRTGRHLQRYEKGCRLVVGCIPYRYKNNGTQDKEIEVLVISAQKGKGMQFPKGGWETDESMEQAALRETIEEAGVFGNIESELGKWTYKSKRQPTIHEGYMFPMLVSKQLDNWPEMNFRKRRWMTVAEAKEICPYDWMKEALDILVQRQTQL